From Dromaius novaehollandiae isolate bDroNov1 chromosome 15, bDroNov1.hap1, whole genome shotgun sequence, a single genomic window includes:
- the FGF1 gene encoding fibroblast growth factor 1 produces MAEGEITTFAALTEKFDLPAGNYQQPKLLYCSNGGHFLRIRPDGRVDGTRDRGDLHIRLQLSAESVGEVYIRGTQSGQYLAMDTNGLLYGSRLPSDECLFLERLEENHYNTYASKKHADKRWFVGLKKDGRSKAGPRTHGGQKAILFLPLPAAAE; encoded by the exons ATGGCAGAGGGGGAGATAACCACCTTCGCCGCCCTCACCGAAAAATTCGACCTGCCGGCGGGGAACTACCAGCAGCCCAAGCTGCTGTACTGCAGCAACGGGGGCCACTTCCTGCGCATCCGCCCCGACGGGCGCGTGGACGGCACCAGGGACCGCGGCGACCTGCACA TCCGGCTGCAGCTCAGCGCGGAAAGCGTGGGCGAGGTGTACATACGGGGCACCCAGTCCGGGCAGTACCTGGCCATGGACACCAACGGGCTCCTCTACGGCTCG CGGCTGCCGAGCGACGAGTGCCTGTTCCTGGAGCGCCTCGAGGAGAACCACTACAACACCTACGCCTCCAAGAAGCACGCCGATAAGCGCTGGTTCGTCGGCCTGAAGAAGGACGGCCGCAGCAAAGCGGGGCCGCGGACGCACGGCGGCCAGAaggccatcctcttcctcccgctgcccgcggccgccgagtag